In Duganella zoogloeoides, a single genomic region encodes these proteins:
- a CDS encoding head GIN domain-containing protein produces MRRLAFSSSALVLALIAGCAVIVVPEDGNAQIKSAFSSNAVQGNGQVVTEQRAVSASVDGIDINGSMLVTVRVGQAPSLTVEGDSNLLPLLRTDASGGTLRVWTEGGVRTSNPLRVTLTVPQLRQAEANGSGRLQVTGLNGGDFDLRLNGSREVEIAGRVGRFDVRLNGSGSMNATALDSATTDATLNGSGRLQLGRLQGQSLGLELRGSGRATASGSVERLRVRLSGSGNADLAGLSSRDADISTNGSGSVTARASGALVAGSNGSGSITVYGNPAQRSVSGKRVTVVQ; encoded by the coding sequence ATGCGCCGTCTCGCCTTTTCTTCTTCCGCCCTTGTCCTTGCCCTGATCGCCGGCTGCGCCGTGATCGTGGTGCCGGAAGACGGCAATGCCCAGATCAAGTCCGCCTTCAGCAGCAATGCGGTGCAGGGTAATGGCCAGGTGGTGACCGAGCAGCGCGCGGTCAGCGCCAGTGTCGATGGCATCGACATCAACGGTTCGATGCTGGTGACGGTGCGGGTGGGGCAGGCGCCGTCGTTGACGGTGGAGGGCGACAGCAACCTGCTGCCGCTGCTGCGCACCGACGCCAGCGGCGGCACCCTGCGGGTGTGGACCGAGGGCGGCGTGCGCACGTCCAATCCGCTGCGCGTGACGCTCACCGTGCCACAGCTGCGCCAGGCCGAGGCCAATGGCTCCGGGCGTCTGCAGGTGACGGGCTTGAACGGCGGCGACTTCGACCTGCGCTTGAACGGTTCGCGCGAGGTGGAGATCGCGGGCCGCGTGGGGCGTTTCGACGTGCGCCTCAATGGCTCGGGCAGCATGAATGCCACGGCGCTCGACAGCGCCACCACCGACGCCACCCTGAACGGCTCCGGGCGGCTGCAACTGGGCCGCTTGCAAGGCCAGTCGCTGGGCCTCGAATTGCGCGGCTCCGGCCGCGCCACCGCCAGCGGCAGCGTCGAGCGGCTGCGGGTGCGCCTGAGCGGTTCGGGTAATGCCGACCTGGCCGGCCTGTCGAGCCGCGATGCCGACATTTCGACCAACGGTTCGGGCAGCGTCACGGCCAGGGCCAGCGGTGCGCTGGTCGCCGGCAGCAATGGCTCGGGCAGCATCACCGTCTACGGCAATCCGGCGCAGCGCAGCGTCAGCGGCAAGCGCGTTACAGTGGTGCAGTAA
- a CDS encoding nucleotide pyrophosphohydrolase — protein MNIPPDSLAHLRTLTRQFAQARDWAPFHTPKNLAMALSVEVAELVEHFQWLPTGADAELDDAARLGIRHELADVLLYLVQLADKTGVDLHAAALEKIALNAAKYPATR, from the coding sequence ATGAACATTCCTCCCGACAGCCTGGCGCACCTGCGCACCCTCACCCGCCAGTTCGCGCAAGCGCGCGACTGGGCGCCGTTCCACACGCCGAAGAACCTGGCCATGGCCTTGTCGGTCGAGGTGGCCGAGCTGGTCGAGCATTTCCAGTGGCTGCCCACCGGCGCGGACGCCGAACTCGATGATGCCGCGCGCCTCGGCATTCGCCACGAACTGGCCGATGTGCTGCTCTACCTGGTGCAGCTGGCTGACAAGACAGGCGTGGACCTGCACGCGGCGGCGCTGGAAAAGATCGCGCTCAACGCGGCCAAGTACCCCGCAACTCGCTGA
- a CDS encoding alpha/beta hydrolase, translated as MSTIVTTLLAAAIVTTPMSLDNYLALNGPAPTAHVAYGAAPSQFAEFFAPAGPGPHPVAAIVHGGCWTRQFGGITQMRNMAGALAAQGIAVWNIEYRRYDEEGGGYPGMYQDIGTAMDRLRTLAPQYQLDLARVVLVGHSAGGHLAQWAGSRARLPKSSPVYVANPLPVPVVISLGGLADLRNEAALIQTSCDRSTAQLAGLPSADRPDVYVDTSPAELLPAGVRTVLIHGELDTIAPLRAGEDYARRARAAGDQAEVIVLPGASHYDEVSSTSHAWHIVGAEIRKALGMPAQ; from the coding sequence ATGAGCACCATCGTTACCACCTTGCTGGCCGCCGCCATCGTCACCACGCCGATGTCGCTCGATAACTACCTGGCCTTGAACGGCCCGGCGCCCACCGCGCATGTCGCCTATGGCGCCGCGCCCTCGCAGTTTGCCGAGTTTTTTGCACCGGCCGGGCCGGGACCGCACCCGGTGGCCGCCATCGTCCACGGCGGTTGCTGGACCAGACAGTTCGGCGGCATCACCCAGATGCGCAACATGGCCGGCGCGCTGGCCGCGCAGGGCATCGCGGTGTGGAATATCGAGTACCGCCGCTACGACGAGGAAGGTGGCGGCTATCCCGGCATGTACCAGGACATTGGCACCGCGATGGACCGCCTGCGCACGCTGGCGCCGCAGTACCAGCTGGACCTGGCGCGCGTGGTGCTGGTCGGGCATTCGGCTGGCGGCCACCTGGCGCAGTGGGCCGGCTCGCGCGCGCGGCTGCCGAAATCGAGCCCCGTGTACGTGGCCAATCCGCTCCCGGTGCCGGTGGTGATCAGCCTGGGCGGCCTGGCTGATCTGCGCAACGAGGCTGCGCTGATCCAGACCAGTTGCGACCGCAGCACCGCGCAACTGGCCGGCCTGCCGAGTGCCGACCGGCCCGACGTGTATGTGGACACCTCGCCGGCCGAACTGCTGCCGGCCGGCGTGCGCACGGTGCTGATCCACGGTGAGCTCGATACCATCGCGCCGCTGCGCGCGGGCGAGGATTATGCGCGGCGTGCGCGTGCTGCCGGCGACCAGGCGGAGGTGATCGTGCTGCCGGGGGCCAGTCACTACGACGAAGTCTCAAGCACCTCGCACGCGTGGCACATCGTCGGCGCCGAGATCCGCAAGGCGCTCGGCATGCCGGCGCAATAA
- a CDS encoding TonB-dependent receptor plug domain-containing protein — protein sequence MHKTTLKIGVAAVLSTLAFGASSAYAAPAAEAADAADAQVAAAAAAPTEVASTASVIVTGTRSSGMKAENSASPIQVLDAASLQRTGQPDLIQALAQNLPSFTAQAFGGDTANLTLSARLRGLSPNNTLVLINGKRRHGTANLAVLGGPYQGGAAADLNYIPVSAIDHIEVLQDGAAAQYGSDAIAGVINIILKSNNRGGNATVSGGGYWDGGGRSASGAVNFGVEPFENAFLSVTVDSKYHGHSDRGGIDPRLVDPRNVANIPGMTQISGYPYLNKIQGDAAYHLNVLAANFGWDIDANSQLYSILTAGRKEASAYENYRLPNRVPGLYPQGFSPKEEIKQDDVALTIGVKGKIADWNTDISTTYGRDKSRIGVADSVNASLYADTGASPTEFSAGAFVATQTTTTLEASREINVGWSKPLTLATGLEYRVDQYEIQAGDPASRYKEGSQSYPGFSLTDAGKHRRTNKAAYINFAGNPIPDLTIDLAGRYEHFSDFGSARVGKLTSRYEMTPTAAVRGTISNGFRAPTLAESYYSATNVGPTSAFVQLAPNSPGARLVGVNGLKPEKSNNLSFGLVFNPASNLNVTVDVYQIKIRDRIVGSGALYGSGGAINSPAVVSAILANGNVLDNKVSQTGINIFSNAVNTRSRGMEFVATLNESYGTYGRVDWSIAANYNKVEVTQVNQAPTQLLPQTLLDKTAISNLETASPKMRVNLGALWKIGNWTVNLREAIYGKSNNYDSEDGAVYHKNEIKMRAITDLEVGYKIDNAWSVAIGANNLFNVYPNGINPALLADQRAALDNAAVTVLPSFSPFGINGGYYYVRANYKF from the coding sequence GGCGCCTCCTCGGCCTATGCGGCGCCGGCTGCGGAAGCAGCCGATGCCGCTGATGCACAAGTCGCGGCAGCGGCGGCCGCACCGACCGAAGTCGCATCGACCGCCTCGGTCATCGTTACCGGTACCCGCTCGAGCGGCATGAAGGCCGAGAACAGCGCCTCGCCGATCCAGGTACTGGATGCGGCCTCGCTGCAGCGCACCGGCCAGCCGGACCTGATCCAGGCGCTGGCGCAAAACCTGCCGTCGTTCACGGCCCAGGCCTTCGGCGGCGACACCGCCAACCTGACGCTGTCGGCACGCCTGCGTGGCCTGTCCCCGAACAACACGCTGGTGCTCATCAACGGCAAACGCCGCCACGGCACCGCCAACCTGGCCGTGCTGGGCGGCCCATACCAGGGCGGCGCAGCGGCCGACCTGAACTACATCCCTGTCTCCGCCATCGACCATATCGAAGTGCTGCAGGACGGCGCTGCGGCCCAGTACGGCTCCGACGCCATTGCCGGCGTGATCAACATCATTCTCAAGTCGAACAACCGCGGCGGCAACGCGACCGTCTCCGGCGGCGGCTACTGGGACGGCGGCGGACGCTCGGCCAGCGGCGCCGTCAACTTCGGCGTGGAACCGTTCGAGAATGCCTTCCTGAGCGTGACCGTGGACTCGAAATACCACGGCCACAGCGACCGTGGCGGCATCGACCCGCGCCTGGTCGATCCGCGCAACGTCGCCAACATTCCCGGCATGACGCAAATCTCCGGCTACCCGTACCTGAACAAGATCCAGGGCGACGCTGCGTATCACCTCAACGTCCTGGCCGCCAACTTCGGCTGGGACATCGACGCCAACAGCCAGCTGTATTCGATCCTGACCGCCGGCCGCAAGGAAGCGAGCGCCTACGAAAACTACCGTCTGCCAAACCGCGTGCCGGGCCTGTACCCGCAAGGCTTCTCGCCGAAGGAAGAAATCAAGCAGGATGACGTGGCGCTGACCATCGGCGTCAAGGGCAAGATCGCCGACTGGAACACCGACATCAGCACCACCTATGGCCGCGACAAGTCGCGCATCGGCGTGGCCGATTCGGTCAATGCCTCGCTGTACGCGGACACCGGCGCCTCGCCGACCGAGTTCTCCGCTGGCGCCTTCGTCGCCACCCAGACCACCACCACGCTCGAAGCGAGCCGGGAGATCAATGTGGGCTGGAGCAAACCGCTGACGTTGGCCACCGGCCTCGAATATCGCGTGGACCAGTACGAAATCCAGGCGGGCGATCCGGCCTCGCGCTACAAGGAAGGATCGCAGTCGTATCCGGGCTTCTCGCTCACCGACGCCGGCAAGCACCGCCGCACCAACAAGGCAGCCTACATCAACTTCGCCGGTAATCCGATCCCGGACCTGACGATCGATCTGGCCGGCCGTTACGAGCATTTCAGCGACTTCGGCAGCGCCCGCGTGGGCAAGCTGACGTCGCGCTACGAGATGACGCCGACGGCAGCCGTGCGCGGCACCATCAGTAACGGCTTCCGCGCGCCGACCCTGGCCGAATCGTACTACTCGGCCACCAACGTCGGCCCGACCAGCGCCTTCGTGCAACTGGCGCCCAATTCGCCGGGCGCCCGCCTGGTGGGCGTCAACGGCCTGAAACCGGAAAAGTCGAACAACCTCAGTTTCGGCCTGGTGTTCAACCCCGCCAGCAACCTCAATGTCACGGTGGACGTGTACCAGATCAAGATCCGCGACCGTATCGTCGGTTCCGGCGCCTTGTACGGTTCGGGCGGCGCGATCAACTCGCCGGCCGTGGTGTCGGCGATCCTGGCCAACGGCAATGTCCTCGACAACAAAGTCAGCCAGACCGGTATCAACATCTTCTCCAACGCCGTCAACACCCGCAGCCGGGGCATGGAGTTCGTGGCCACCCTCAACGAAAGCTATGGCACCTACGGCCGCGTGGACTGGTCGATCGCCGCCAACTACAACAAGGTGGAAGTGACCCAGGTTAACCAGGCGCCAACCCAGCTGCTGCCGCAAACGCTGCTCGACAAGACCGCCATTTCCAACCTGGAGACGGCCTCGCCGAAAATGCGCGTGAACCTGGGCGCGCTGTGGAAAATCGGTAACTGGACCGTCAACCTGCGCGAAGCGATCTACGGCAAGTCGAACAACTACGACAGTGAAGACGGCGCCGTGTACCACAAGAACGAGATCAAGATGCGTGCCATCACCGATCTGGAAGTGGGCTACAAGATCGACAATGCGTGGTCGGTGGCGATCGGCGCGAACAACCTGTTCAACGTCTACCCGAACGGCATCAACCCGGCGCTGCTGGCCGACCAGCGTGCGGCGCTCGACAACGCCGCCGTCACGGTGCTGCCATCGTTCTCGCCGTTCGGTATCAATGGCGGCTACTACTACGTGCGCGCCAACTACAAGTTCTAG